The Anaerosoma tenue genome has a window encoding:
- the proB gene encoding glutamate 5-kinase, which yields MSKHTVVVKLGSSTLTGSDGRLDRDYLGRLAAQVRRLRDNGYRVVVVTSGAIAAGFESLRFDERPTDVPTLQATAAVGQVLLLDAYREIFATQALTIGQVLVTRHDVGHRQQYVHACQTLERLLDLGVVPVVNENDTTAVEEIRFGDNDYLAALVGMMVHADLVVLLTDIEGLYSADPRVDVAARLVERVEEVTDEHLARAGGPGSGVGSGGMVTKLEAARALMKAGIPMVICDGRREDVVADAVAGKPVGTLFAGEKAAVKGRKLWLAYAGHPRGSVTIDDGAKRALCLRGGSLLPAGVVDVTGSFVVGDAISVTDPDGHDIARGLAGMSSADLKRVRGLKTAEISRILPNWDGAEVVHRDHLVIL from the coding sequence GTGTCTAAGCACACGGTGGTGGTGAAGCTCGGCAGCTCCACGCTGACCGGCTCCGATGGGCGGTTGGATCGCGACTACCTGGGGCGGCTCGCCGCTCAGGTGCGGCGACTGCGCGACAACGGATACCGGGTAGTGGTCGTCACGAGCGGGGCGATCGCCGCCGGGTTCGAGTCGCTGCGGTTCGATGAGCGGCCCACCGACGTGCCCACGCTTCAGGCCACCGCCGCCGTAGGACAGGTTCTCTTGCTCGACGCGTACCGGGAGATCTTCGCCACGCAGGCGCTTACGATCGGCCAGGTGCTGGTGACCCGGCACGATGTGGGACACCGTCAGCAGTACGTGCACGCATGCCAGACGCTGGAGCGCTTGCTCGATCTCGGGGTCGTGCCGGTGGTGAACGAGAACGACACCACAGCGGTGGAGGAGATCCGCTTCGGGGACAACGATTACCTGGCCGCCCTGGTGGGGATGATGGTGCACGCCGACCTGGTGGTGCTGCTCACCGACATCGAGGGTCTGTATTCGGCCGATCCGCGCGTGGACGTCGCGGCGCGACTCGTGGAACGCGTGGAAGAGGTCACCGATGAACACCTCGCGCGTGCCGGCGGTCCCGGCAGCGGCGTTGGGAGCGGCGGCATGGTGACCAAGCTCGAGGCCGCCCGAGCGCTCATGAAGGCGGGGATCCCGATGGTGATCTGCGACGGGCGCCGGGAGGATGTTGTGGCCGATGCGGTCGCCGGCAAGCCGGTGGGGACCCTGTTCGCAGGCGAGAAGGCGGCCGTGAAAGGACGCAAGCTCTGGCTTGCCTATGCGGGGCACCCGCGAGGTTCCGTCACGATTGACGATGGAGCGAAGCGCGCCCTATGCTTGCGGGGTGGAAGCCTGCTCCCGGCCGGTGTCGTCGACGTGACCGGGAGCTTCGTCGTCGGTGATGCCATCTCTGTCACGGATCCGGACGGCCATGACATCGCGCGCGGACTGGCGGGGATGTCCTCAGCGGACCTCAAGCGCGTGCGGGGGC
- the rpmA gene encoding 50S ribosomal protein L27 produces the protein MAHKKGLGSTKNGRDSRAQRLGVKRFAGQVVTAGSILVRQRGTRLKPGQNVGLGRDDTLFAKIDGVVDFTHGKDRRVHVHPLES, from the coding sequence ATGGCTCACAAGAAAGGTTTGGGCTCGACCAAGAACGGTCGTGACTCCCGGGCGCAGCGCCTTGGCGTGAAGCGCTTTGCCGGTCAGGTCGTGACCGCCGGGTCGATCCTGGTCCGCCAGCGCGGTACCCGGCTCAAGCCCGGCCAGAACGTCGGCCTCGGTCGCGACGATACGCTTTTCGCCAAGATCGACGGCGTGGTGGACTTCACGCACGGTAAGGACCGCAGGGTCCACGTGCATCCGCTGGAGTCGTAG
- the obgE gene encoding GTPase ObgE: MFIDEVKIHVKAGDGGAGCASFRREAHVPKGGPDGGDGGHGGNVVLEADNSLSTLIDYHYKRHFKAQRGTHGKGSQRDGANGDELVLPVPRGTIVRDAETGEVLGDLTHDGQRLVVVRGGGGGRGNRHFTTSTRRAPTFAELGEPGEERWIELELKLLADAALVGLPSVGKSSLIARMSAARPKIADYPFTTLVPNLGVVSSGEQSFVVADVPGLIEGASEGAGLGHAFLRHIERTALIMHVVDLSGGYEGRDPLEDLAIIDGELAAHAEDLSGRPQVVVGNKMDAERAAENSARVSAWCEEAGRPYFAVSALTGEGIGPLIRAVAAMVHELRQEMPSGEPAYEAEYIHVPRRDREITVSRAIDGGWDVTGSGVERVVIITDMQNEEAVAHLQRRLAKMGVEQRLREAGARDGDTVHIGPVSFEFESYADDGGEDGRV; the protein is encoded by the coding sequence GTGTTCATAGACGAAGTGAAGATCCATGTGAAGGCCGGTGACGGTGGCGCGGGGTGCGCCTCGTTCCGGCGTGAGGCGCATGTGCCAAAGGGAGGTCCCGACGGCGGTGACGGCGGCCACGGCGGTAACGTGGTGCTGGAGGCCGATAACTCGCTCTCGACACTGATCGACTACCACTACAAGCGGCACTTCAAGGCGCAGCGGGGGACGCACGGAAAGGGTTCCCAGCGGGACGGGGCCAACGGCGACGAGCTGGTGTTGCCGGTGCCGCGGGGCACGATCGTGCGCGATGCCGAGACAGGCGAGGTGCTTGGCGACCTCACGCACGACGGACAGCGTCTGGTGGTCGTGCGCGGCGGCGGGGGAGGCCGGGGCAACCGGCATTTCACCACGTCGACCCGTCGTGCGCCGACATTCGCGGAGCTTGGCGAGCCGGGCGAGGAGCGGTGGATCGAGCTCGAGTTGAAGCTGCTGGCTGATGCGGCGCTCGTGGGACTCCCGAGCGTGGGAAAGTCGTCGCTGATAGCGCGGATGAGCGCCGCGCGCCCCAAGATCGCGGACTACCCCTTCACCACGCTCGTCCCCAACCTGGGCGTCGTCTCCAGTGGCGAGCAGTCGTTCGTTGTGGCGGACGTCCCGGGACTCATCGAAGGCGCCAGCGAAGGCGCCGGCCTCGGCCACGCGTTCTTGCGGCATATCGAGCGGACCGCGCTGATCATGCATGTAGTGGATCTCTCAGGAGGCTACGAGGGGCGGGATCCGCTGGAGGATCTTGCGATCATCGACGGTGAGCTTGCGGCGCACGCGGAGGACCTGTCCGGACGTCCGCAGGTGGTGGTGGGCAACAAGATGGATGCCGAGAGGGCCGCCGAGAACTCCGCGCGTGTCTCGGCATGGTGTGAAGAGGCCGGCCGGCCGTACTTCGCAGTCTCGGCGCTCACCGGCGAGGGTATCGGCCCGCTCATACGCGCGGTGGCCGCGATGGTGCACGAGTTGCGCCAGGAGATGCCGAGCGGGGAGCCTGCCTACGAGGCCGAGTACATCCACGTGCCGCGACGGGATCGCGAGATCACGGTGTCACGTGCGATCGACGGTGGATGGGATGTCACGGGCTCGGGTGTTGAGCGCGTCGTGATCATCACCGATATGCAGAACGAGGAAGCCGTTGCGCACCTGCAGCGGCGCCTGGCGAAGATGGGCGTGGAGCAGCGGCTCAGGGAGGCGGGCGCGCGCGATGGCGACACCGTGCACATAGGCCCGGTATCATTCGAGTTCGAGTCGTACGCTGATGACGGGGGCGAGGACGGGCGTGTCTAA
- the rplU gene encoding 50S ribosomal protein L21 — protein sequence MYAVVNTGGKQAKVEVGTIVAVEKLNDEVGATVSLPVMFIADGDRVLATPAEIAGATVTAEVLEHFKGEKQIVFKFKKRKGYKRKTGHRQSLTAVRILDITAGDGSKPAKKVAEKPAKAEEKPAKAADEKPAKKAEKAPVAEPAAAAPAAEETPETCAALKADGTRCQNKPKEGSKYCGVHAKKNEG from the coding sequence ATGTATGCAGTGGTGAATACCGGCGGTAAGCAGGCCAAGGTCGAGGTCGGCACCATCGTCGCCGTAGAGAAGCTCAACGACGAGGTCGGCGCTACGGTGTCGCTCCCGGTCATGTTCATCGCCGATGGCGATCGGGTGCTGGCCACGCCGGCGGAGATCGCCGGCGCGACGGTGACCGCGGAGGTCCTCGAGCATTTCAAAGGCGAGAAGCAGATCGTCTTCAAGTTCAAGAAGCGCAAGGGCTACAAGCGCAAGACCGGCCACCGTCAGAGCCTGACCGCGGTGCGGATCCTCGACATCACGGCAGGTGACGGTTCGAAGCCTGCGAAGAAGGTCGCGGAGAAGCCCGCCAAGGCGGAGGAGAAGCCGGCGAAGGCCGCGGACGAGAAGCCCGCGAAGAAGGCCGAGAAGGCCCCCGTGGCAGAACCGGCCGCCGCGGCGCCAGCCGCCGAAGAGACGCCTGAGACGTGCGCTGCCCTGAAGGCTGATGGCACCCGGTGCCAGAACAAGCCGAAGGAAGGCTCGAAGTACTGCGGTGTGCATGCGAAGAAGAACGAAGGCTGA